The genomic window CAGAGCGCTCGGTATTGGATGAGGCTTCTACTTACTGGGGCGATGTTCGTGCCTTCAGTAAAAAGCCGACAGCGAATTGGATGCGTGGGGAACTACTGGCCTTGGCGAATGCCAAAGGAATCGACCTCGAACTGCCGTGGCAAGAGCTGCCGGAGACTTTTCGCCAGATGGCACTCTATGGCAGTGGAGAAGAGGAAGTATCATGGAGTTATGTTCATCCGAAAAATGGTCGAAGCGGAACGATCACACGAGTAGTCGAGGGCGCAATCCCAGTTTTAAACCGATTGCTCCAAAAGGGTGGAAATACAGCTGAGCAGATTACGATGGAGTATATGCGTGCGGTGACTTGCCCAGTGTGTGAAGGCGAGCGACTTGCAAGAGAAGGTCGGATGGTCACATTGGCCGGGCTTCGCTATCCGCAGATAGCGGCGATGACAATGGAAGCTTTGCTTGAGTGGGTTCAGTCCTTGCCGTCCGTTTTATTACCTCATGAACTACAAGTAGCTCAACCGTTGTTGAAGGAAATATATCAAAAGGTAATCTGTCTAAAGGAAGTAGGACTCTCTTATTTGACGCTTGCACGCACAATTCCGACCCTCTCAGGTGGCGAGCTGCAGCGATTGAAGTTAGTTGCTCAGATGGGCATTGGGCTTTCGGGACTGCTATATGTCATGGATGAACCAACTGCCGGACTGCATCCAAGAGACTACCCAAGCATTATCCGAGCATTGAAGCAATTGAAAGAGGAAGGCAACACGATCCTTGTAGTGGAACATGAGGAGACGATGTTGCAGGCGGCAGATTGGCTAATTGAGATTGGTCCGGGTGCTGGACAGCATGGCGGAGAAATTATTTGGCAGGGAAATCCTCAAAAGCTTTTTCGTGCCGATACAGAGACAGCGCAGTTTCTAACTGGACGAAAACAGATTCAGCTAAATCGCCCTACGCTAACGAAGTGGGTGACGGTGGCTGATGCTCGAGAAAATAATTTGAAGAATATCACTGTTCAATTTCCTAAAGGACACATGACCTGTATTACAGGAGTCAGCGGGTCGGGAAAAAGCAGTTTGGTCGAAAAAGTACTTATCCCTGCTGTTGAAGCTCATTTGAATCAGGTAGGCAAGCAGGTTCTTTGCTCGATTGAAGGGATAGAGGATATTCAACAAGTGATCCATGCCTCGCAATCACCTGTTTCCGGTAATAAACGTTCGGTTCTTGCGACATTCATCGGAGTGTTTGATGAGATTCGTCTGTTGTTTGCTAGGGAGACACAAGCCGAAAGCGAGAAGCTGACAGCCTCTGCCTTCAGCTTCAACAGCAAAGAAGGGCAATGTGATGCGTGTAAAGGAGAAGGTGTGCAAACAATAACTGTTCCATTTGCAGCAGATATCACAGCTGTTTGTCCAACTTGTCATGGGAAGCGCTATAAGAAACAGGTGTTGGATATTCTCTATGAAGAAAAAAATATCTTTGAGGTATTGGCGCTCCCCGTTGAAGAAGCACGTCACTTGTTTGACAAGAATAAGAAAATTACTGTAGCCTTACAAACGCTTTGTGATGTGGGGCTTGGGTACCTCAAACTGGGACAGGGGATACGGACACTATCTGGAGGAGAGGCACAGCGTCTGAAGCTGGCAAAGGCGTTATGCAAGAAATCATCTGATCGAAACCTGTATGTATTGGATGAGCCTACCTCTGGCCTGCACTTCTCAGATATTCAGAATTTACTTGAACTATTGGCTACATTAGCAGAGGCTGGGCATACTGTTGTTATTGTTGAGCATAATCAGCAGGTGATCCGTAACGTCGATTGGATCATCGATCTTGGCCCTGAAGGTGGAGCTGGCGGCGGCAATCTGGTTGTTCAAGGGACGCCGGAAACGGTTCGGAAATGTAGGGACAGCTACACAGGACGATTTATCTAAGACTTCTAATTCAAATAGAAAAAATGCATCTGACAAAGATGCATTTTTTTCTGGTTGTTATATAAGCTCTGTATGAAAGCGGGCTCTCTGTGCGAGAAAAGTATAGATCAAAAGATGCAAATTATGGATCTGATTCTCTATAGAATGTAATAGAGTTACTTGATTCGATAGTAGCTTGTATTGACCTTTTTCAGTTGGATGGGAAACCGCTCTGTTTCGAGAAGCCTGAGCCAGCGATCGAGGTCTGTTGCTGGTGCTTTCAGCGTAGCGGCAATATCTTCATAAGCGATGGCTTCACCTATTTCATACTGTTGGATCAAAGTAATCAAGCGTTTTAGCGCATTGTCAGCCGGATGCGAAGCGGTTGGTGCTCCAAGAGTCTCGAGTTTGAAGCCAGATTTCTTCAGTTGCTCGATCAATTCTTGACTATCCTCTTCATATAGCGGCAGATCAGCTTTGGCGAATGCAGCTAGTCGCGTCAGAAAAGTACTGCTGCAATGCTTTTTCAAGCCGCGGTTAATAAATAGATTATAGTAACGTCTGGGGAAGCGCAGTCCTTTTGAAACGCTGAGTAAAATCAAATCTACACCGCGATCCAAGTGATGGATGCCAGCTTGTACTTGTTGGGCGACCTTTGGTGTCACACCCAAATGCTGAGAGAAGTGTGTAGAGCCTAAGGTCAATGTTTCACCGGTCTTTTCAGAGGCCAGGATGAATTGGTATTTTAGTTCTCGACCACAACGACAAAAAAGCCTGCCTTCTTCACCGTGGGGGTAGATAGGATTTTCTTTGAAATCAACAAAAAGCCATTCCTCATCCTTCAGAAAGTTTTCTGTTAGAAAAAGCGATTGTATTTGATAGCGTTTAAACTCCTGCAAGGTTTCCTGTTGAAAGGGCGTTAACAGCTGCCAGAGTTCTATCCGTTGTTCACGAGTTAAGTCAATAGCCATGATCACGCCTCCTTTGTAGATAGGATAGCGCGAAAAAAATCCATTGTAAAGGTCATTTTCAGTATGCCGAACAAGCCGGATTATAGTAAAATGAGAGAATAGAATTAGGGTGTGACTGAAAAAGCTGCTAGACATGGGCGTTTTCAAGTAAAGTCTAGCATAGAAAGAATACGACTATCAGGAGAAATGAACAGCTATGTCATATAAACGAGTGAAGGCGGTCGGTGCGAATTGTCCGAACTGTCAGCGAAAACTGGATATTTTATTGACGGACACGGCACATACTGCGCTGTGCATGTGTTTTCGCTGTCGGGCCGTTTATACTTTTGATGGGCAAGAAGTGAAAAAACTATCCGTAAGTAAGCAGACGGCCCTTCAAGAAAAAGAGTTGTTGCATCGGCTCGTTCAGGCGTTACCGGAAAAGCATAGCTATAAAGGACAAGGCAGCCAACTACGACAACAGGAGTGGGGCTTTCAGCGCAGCTGGTTGAGCTTGGCGGAGTATGAACGACAATTTGGAGAGGCGCTGGGCTTTAATGCGTGCGATCTCCGCAAGGAGAAGCAGACGTGCAAGTGGTGTGGCAACCGACTGCCGCAAGGGCGACGCTCTTTTTGTAAGGACAGCTGCTCTCGAAATTACTCACAGGCTACATTTACCAAGCGGCATATGGGAAGTGTTCCTTACCGAATTGCTTGTCGTGACCGTTTCTATTGTCGAATCAGTGGGGAAGATTTGGCCCAGTACAATCGGCATGGCGTGCGGATACCAGCCAGCAACGGTGAGCTGGCGATTCATCATTTGATTTTTGTCTCGCAGAATGGGACGGATCATGAACAGAACTTGCTAACTGTTTCAGCAGAAATTCATAAGGCCTACCATTCCGGTGATCCGACTGTTGTCGAAGCGATTCATACGATCCGTGAGGAACAGTTGAAACAGTATGCAGATAAAATGCAATTCTGATGAACGGCAGTGAATAAACGAAACAAAGAAACAGTCAAGTAGAAAATTTTACTTGGCTGTTTCTTTTATTTAATAAAACACTATTTATTACTGCAAGATACCCCTCAGACTTTTTTGGGTATTCTGATAGTAAAGAGGGTGTAGGAGCCTAGCTGACTTTCAACTGAAATACTTCCTCGTAATTGTTCAGTAATACCTTTGGCAATGGAAAGACCTAAACCGTAGCTGTTTTCACTGTGTCTAGCTTCATCTACACGATAAAAACGGTCAAAGAGCTTTGGCAAATGCTCCGCAGAGATGCCTTTACCAAAATTTTTCACGGTAATCAAGACGACATTTTTTTCTGTTGAGAGGCTGACTTCGACGGCCTCGTTTTTTTCTGTATATTTGACAGCATTATCCATCAGAATTTCGATTAGCTTCTTTAATAGAGTTGGTTCTGTTTGAAGGGTGTAAGGAATCATATCTGTTTTTAGGGAAATATTTTTCGCAGACAGTCGGTATTCGTAAGCCGCGAGTACATGATGCAACAGCTCCTCTACATCAACAGTTTGAAACGTCAGTTCTGGATCGATCGTATCTGCTCGTGCCTGATACAACAGACTATTTACTAGTTCTTCCATTCTTTTCGTCCCCTTTGCGATATAGTTGACCCATTTAATTTGTTCTTCGACTGTTTCTGATCGATTGGCATATAAAACATCTGTATTTGCACGAATGATACTTAAAGGTGTTTTTAATTCATGAGAAGCATCTGTGATGAACTGTTGCTGTTTTTTCCAAGCTTGCGCAATTGGTTTAATAGCGTAATTTGAAAAGAAGACAGTCAAAAGGAAAAAGAAGAGCAGCAGTAGACCACCAACTATAAGTAAGGTTTTGCGAAGAGAAGCCAGTACATTCTTTGAATCAGTGATATCGAGAAAACGGATTTGATACGAAGGGTTTTGTTGACTAATCTGTTGTTTTTGATCCGTGATCAAGGAAGCAACAGCGGGTGATACGAGGTATTGCCATTCTCGATCAGCCAGTTTGAGAGTGCCGCCATCTTGCGCTTTCCAGGCAACTGCTGCAGCTTTTTCGTACTGCTTTTGGGACAGTTTGACAGTGGAATCAATCAGGACCAGCTGTCCGTCCTTGTCGACCAACATATTAAAATAAATACCTAACCCCGGAGAGATGCGATTAACTGTCAATTGCTCATTTTTAGAAAGATCTTCTTCATTTTGATTATCGAAAGCGAGTTCTCCATTTGTTATATATAGTTCTTCGGTGCGATTGAGCCGTTCCTCGTTTTCCGATTGAAGCCGCATAGAGGTTGTAAGATATACGGCAATTAGCGCAGTCACAAGTATTAGGGTGATTAATCCCGTAATAAGAACAATCAGTTGATTTCGAAATTTTATTAGCATAAATCACCTCGTTGGATAGTTTAAGATATAACCTAAGTGGCGAACAACATTGATTTGGGTCGAACTTTGTACATCTCTTAATTTTTTTCGTAAAAGAGATATCTGAATTTCCACATGCTTATCCTCTGCTTCAGAATCAAAGCCCCAGATTTTTTGGATGATCCCATCTTTGGAAGACAATTGGGGGTAATTAGCAATCAGTAGCTCCAGAATACCCGCTTCTTTATTTGTCAGTTTCACTGTATGTTCTTCTTTGGTAAGGAGACAGGTGTAAGGGTTCAGGGTAAAATCGCCAACCGAAAGAAGTCCATCTTTATGATAGCTCTCTTTTCTTCGGTCTAACGCCCGCAAACGAGCCAGCAGTTCTTCGTATTGGAATGGTTTACACAAATAATCATCCGCTCCGCTGTTCAGTCCCTCTACGCGATCCATTAGCTCCCCTTTCGCAGTGAGCATCAAGATAGGGGTATCTATTCTTTTTGCACGAGCCTCTTTCAGTAAGGTTAGTCCATCTTTTTTTGGAAGCATGATATCCAACACTGCTATATCATAAATATCTGAAAGTAGACAGTCCAAGCCGTACTCTCCATCCTCCGCTATATCTACTGAATAACCGTCCTTCTTCAACATTTGTGCGACGGCTTCTGCCAGCATCTGTTCATCTTCAATCAAAAGAAGCTTCATAGCTGTTTTCTCCTTTTCAGTAATTTTTGGTAGTTCTTATTCCTCATTCATTGTATTGTATTCGATTTCCACGTGCCGACCATGTCAAATCAATAGTGGGACATGTCATAGAAAGTATAACGAATCAAGCTTGAATCAAGCCTGAATGTTCTTCCTTATTTTTAATAGAAAAAAATAGGACGATTAGAGGTTCGTTAAAGGTTATGCCCGTATAGTGAGTGTATCAAATAGAACAACAGGAGGAAATCAATATGAAGGATAATCGATTCAATAATAGAAAAAGAGGAAAGCTATTCAGCAGCAGGACAAAGTATGCTTTAAGACAATTACCCGTCAGCGTTCGGACTGGGGCGATTCTTCTGATTGTCGGCTTGACAATAGGTGCCTATCATTTAGGGAAAAACACGACTTTAAAGGAAAATGCGACGTTGCCAGCTCTCAATGTCTCTTCTAAGGTCGAAAAAAGCGCCAATAGTTTGGAAGGGACAAAAATCAGAAGACGCAGCAATAAATGGCAATTCTCTTCTGATGATGGGGCAACATGGACAGATACTCCGCCAGAAGGAATCTACCAAGGAGATGATGGTCGCCTGTACTATGATTCAGCGAAAATGAAGGGCTTGACTAGTTCTGCGAATGGTGAAATTGCGGAGTTTCCGTTTGCGGATGAGGCGGGGAATGGTGTAATTATGAAACGGGAGGAGGATGAATGGCAGTTTTCTTCTGATGGAGGGAAAACGTGGACAGATGACGTACCGGAAGGTGTCGAGATAGCGAAGGATGGGACTTTGACCTGGATGAGCGAAGACGGTAAGCAACTGTCAGAGTTTGATCCAGTTGATGGACAATGGAAATATTCAGAGGATGGAGGGAAAACGTGGTCTGATCCGCTACAGGATATCAACGACTGGATAGAGAACGGGTTTACCATGTCAGTTGCTGATGGGATTTTGATGAAACTTCAAGATGGAAAAGTCGTTTATTCGACGGATGAAGGAAAAACTTGGTCAGAGGAGGTGCCGGAAGGGCTGGAAACACCCGAGAACAGCGTAATCGCAAAAGGTGAGGACGGTAAGATGAAATACTCGACAGATGGTGGAAAAACATGGTCGGAAGAAAAGCCGGAAGGATTCGAAATCCCGACAGTTGAAGACATCTTAGATTCTCTACCGGAAGGGCTGATTCCATCAACGGATGGAACTGAGGCTTCGGATGATTTGGATGCGAATGCGACCTCTCTTTAAAAGCAGAAAGCAAGTTAGAATAAATGCTTGAAAAAGGGAAAGCTTAGTGGGAATAGCTATGTTTTAGGCTCAAATAGCTATAGTTAATTTCTTGACAGGTTCAAGGGACTATATTCAATAGTTCCTTGGGTTTTTTTGTATGTTTTTTTCGGAAAGAATAATAAAAAATATTTTTATAATGAAACATTTCTGCTGGAAATCCAGTCTAACAGATGTAAGGGGAAAGCGGGTGATAGATGAAAAAATTACAGGTAAGAGTGGATAAAAGGGTAAAATGAAAGGTAAATAGGTTTTTATAGAGTGTTGGAAAGCGTATCGATTGATTTTACAGAATCGTACGTTTAGACGATAGGAATAGTTCTTAGAAAATAGGAAGTTGTACCAAGAAAAAATAAATAGGATAAAAATGAAACTTTTATGCAGAAAATGCTGTCTAATAGGCATAGAGAAGAAAGCGGGTGGGGTATGGAAAAGGAATTACAGGTAAGGTTGGTTAAGAGGGCTAAAAAAGGAGATGCCCAAGCTTTTATCGAGCTTTGTACAGCGTATCGAGTGGTTTTATATAATTCAGCTTATAAAATACTTTTGAATGATGCAGATGTGGCTGACTGTCTGCAGGAAACAGAGATTCGTGCTTGGAAGAAAATACGTACACTTAAAAACGAAGCGGCATTTAACTCTTGGATTTTTATGATCATGACCAACATAGCCAGAGATATTCTGGGCAAGAGAGTAGAAGTAATTGCCTTTGAAGAAAAGCATGGAGGCATTGACGAAGGCAGTCATGAAGAGTCTGATCTAACACAGGAATTAAATAAGCTGTCAGAAAGATATAGAATCCCTCTCGTTCTATATTACTATTCCGGCTTTAGCATCAAGGAAATCGCCGGACAACTGAGTCTCTCAGCAAATACGGTCAAAACAAGGCTGGCACGCGGGAAGCAACAGCTAAAGAGAATACTGGAGGTGGAACAAAATGGATAAGAAAATGAGGGAACTGATGAAAAAAGAAAAAGAGATTCCAGCCGAAGTGATGGAAAAATTAGTCCGGAATCAGGAAAAGATTTTAAATCAGGAAATCAAGCAAGAGGAAAACATCGTCAAAAGAAATCCTTGGAAAAGAAGAATAGCGGTTCTGGCAATTGTCGCAGCTGTATTGCTTTTAGTATTGACGCAAACGCCTGTCGGTGCGGCCATTGAGCAAGTACTGGGCATCAGCAAAGATTCAGGTGTGGCAACGGTAGAAAGCAGTGAGATTCCAGTAAATCTTGAATTGACAAGTACGCAAAATGGTCGTGAAATCAAGCTGACAAAATTTGTAGCGACGAAGCAAAAATTTGCCTTCGATTATCAGTTTAAGATAGAGGATGAGAAACTCAAAACTTTATTGGAAAAGCAGATCGCTGCGGGTTCAAATTTCCAGGATATTCGTTTGGGACTTTTTGCTGATGGAAGTACGGAGGACATGTTTGGCGGGGTTTCTTCTATGTCAACCTTTCGTATGGAAGGAGATACCTTTTATGGCTCTGTTGTGTCAACCTTTGATCAAGAAAAAATTCCGGAAAATGCCAATTTATCCCTTCATATCTACCAATTAGCTTGGGAGGATCGTGATGAGTATGAGGCGAAACTTGCCGAGGCGATGGAAAATAATAGCGACTCGTTTAGTGTTGACACGGCGCTAAAATATGAAGGCGATTGGCAATTTGATGTTACCTACAAACCCTTGACACAAACCGCTCAACCGGAAATTATTCAAGCGACGACACTCTATGATATCAAAGCCAATAGTGATGCTTTACAGACAATGGTTACGTTTAGCATCCCTGCAGATGTGGCAGAAGGTTCGGATTGGCCATCTTATAATCTTGAGGTTTATAAAAATGGCGTTAAGACTGAAACACCAAGTTATACCACTGGTGGGGAAAACCGGTTGACAACGTTCAGCTTATCTATTGATTTAAGTGCATTAGACAAAACCTCTGTATACAAGATACAGCTTTATACTGGCGATAATATGGGCAATAACATCGATGAAATAGGCAGTTTTGAGCTTCAAAATCACTAGATGTTTCTGTTATTCCTAAGGTCACTAAGCTTCTTTTTCGACATACTGCTCTTTTATCGTTATCCTGAGTGGAGAGAATCTTTGATGGAGGGAATAGAAATGAAAAAAATCAATGTAGTAAGTGAATTTGCCCCGTTGCGGTCTGTAGTGTTGGCACAGTCTCAATTCTGTTTTCCATCAGAAAAAGGTGACGAAGCATTTGATGATTCATTTTTGACAGAAGAAAATGCGAAGCTTGCAAGAAATAGTGCAGGTAAGGACCTCGCTTTAGTTGATCCTGAAAAGCAACAGCGCTGGGAAATAGAGAAACAGACAATGCAGGCTTTGTTAGAATCTTACGGAGTAGAAGTGCTGAGACCCAGACTTTTGACCGATTATGAAAAAGAATCAGGGGTACAGTCAGGCGTAGGCTACAGCAACTTTTTTTCAAGAGATCCCTTCTTTACAGTTGGAAATCTGTTGATTGAAGGAAACTTGAAGTTTATGCATCGACGCCATGAGATTTTACCCATTCGCCCAATCCTCAATGAATGGATGGCAGAAGCTGATGGGTATTATCTTGCGATACCTCAACCCGATACCTCGATGAGTGAAAACAGTGAAGCAGGGCCTTTTATCGAGGGTGGCGATGTACTTGTTTTAGGAAAAACGGTTTTTGTCGGTTATTCCGGATTAGCCAGTAATCTGCAAGGGATTCTTTGGCTTCAGCATCTTTTGCAACATTTTGGCTATGAAGTCATTCCTGTTCGATTGCATCCGCATATTTTACATTTGGACTGTGCGTTAAGTCTGTTGAGAGAAGGGCTGATGATCGTTTGTGGGGAAGCTTTTTTAGATGGGGTTCCTAAAGAGTTACAGACTTGGGAAAAAATACCTGTTTCTTTGAAAGAGGCATCCTTACTAATGACAAATGGATTGCCGATAAATGACCATGTGTATATTACAGATAGTGCATTTATTGCTCTGATTGAACAGATCCAAGCAAGAGGAATCGTGGTTCATGGAATCGACTATCAAGTTTCCAGAATTTTTGGTGGCTCTTTCCGCTGTACCACACAAGCCTTGGTACGAGAATAATCTGATTTTTGAAAAAGAGTTTTACAGAGAAATTTTCTGTGAAGCTCTTTTTGTATTTATCTAATGGACACGTAACTTTTGTTAACAGTATTTGTTAGGGATGGTTGGTGTGCATGCTTCTTGAAATAGGGTATAGTCAATGGAGAGAGGTGTGAAAAGTATGAATAATCAAAAGAATCTGATTGCT from Enterococcus sp. 9E7_DIV0242 includes these protein-coding regions:
- the uvrA gene encoding excinuclease ABC subunit UvrA produces the protein MDRYELKAIGTVHKEADMLVVEMTEKRLTAAMKNLSLFSHATFIFSDGRGRLKVRVLAMSEVDEKNGRLVLAEGGGLLEGNAVYDIKPYIPCEDRLLTEQQMIDTAQPDKAEKTGGDEVLQLASAGQIRKKQGRYFLYPEDFDSFLASISGSEYVKVLWWFSRFDKKEYRRSLQGEPPYENAPRSGVLATRSPVRPNPIALTVVQILAIDYEEQSIEVIGLDCFDRTPFIDIRSYIPSVDVVSDYKVPSWLTHWPEYKELETTSSEKKLVLDDSDEEQLDSFLKTGPSALAATILEETTAEQGAANEIIIHGARQNNLKNIDVVIPKEKIIAVAGVSGSGKSSFAFDTLYAESRLRLSETVDSIEKPSVDTITGLPPAVAIAQRSIGRNPRSTVGTFTGIQDRLRLLYTEIGHRHCPNCGKSVRPRSQDELVIILRQLGSEHDLQLLSYGKMDVLVQSGKGKEVRWEAVVGQALEVGKGAFYLSIDGGEPILLQNREMCYQCQTILFEMTPALFSFNNPESMCSACNGLGKTIAIDPALVVAHPERSVLDEASTYWGDVRAFSKKPTANWMRGELLALANAKGIDLELPWQELPETFRQMALYGSGEEEVSWSYVHPKNGRSGTITRVVEGAIPVLNRLLQKGGNTAEQITMEYMRAVTCPVCEGERLAREGRMVTLAGLRYPQIAAMTMEALLEWVQSLPSVLLPHELQVAQPLLKEIYQKVICLKEVGLSYLTLARTIPTLSGGELQRLKLVAQMGIGLSGLLYVMDEPTAGLHPRDYPSIIRALKQLKEEGNTILVVEHEETMLQAADWLIEIGPGAGQHGGEIIWQGNPQKLFRADTETAQFLTGRKQIQLNRPTLTKWVTVADARENNLKNITVQFPKGHMTCITGVSGSGKSSLVEKVLIPAVEAHLNQVGKQVLCSIEGIEDIQQVIHASQSPVSGNKRSVLATFIGVFDEIRLLFARETQAESEKLTASAFSFNSKEGQCDACKGEGVQTITVPFAADITAVCPTCHGKRYKKQVLDILYEEKNIFEVLALPVEEARHLFDKNKKITVALQTLCDVGLGYLKLGQGIRTLSGGEAQRLKLAKALCKKSSDRNLYVLDEPTSGLHFSDIQNLLELLATLAEAGHTVVIVEHNQQVIRNVDWIIDLGPEGGAGGGNLVVQGTPETVRKCRDSYTGRFI
- a CDS encoding sensor histidine kinase translates to MLIKFRNQLIVLITGLITLILVTALIAVYLTTSMRLQSENEERLNRTEELYITNGELAFDNQNEEDLSKNEQLTVNRISPGLGIYFNMLVDKDGQLVLIDSTVKLSQKQYEKAAAVAWKAQDGGTLKLADREWQYLVSPAVASLITDQKQQISQQNPSYQIRFLDITDSKNVLASLRKTLLIVGGLLLLFFFLLTVFFSNYAIKPIAQAWKKQQQFITDASHELKTPLSIIRANTDVLYANRSETVEEQIKWVNYIAKGTKRMEELVNSLLYQARADTIDPELTFQTVDVEELLHHVLAAYEYRLSAKNISLKTDMIPYTLQTEPTLLKKLIEILMDNAVKYTEKNEAVEVSLSTEKNVVLITVKNFGKGISAEHLPKLFDRFYRVDEARHSENSYGLGLSIAKGITEQLRGSISVESQLGSYTLFTIRIPKKV
- a CDS encoding response regulator transcription factor → MKLLLIEDEQMLAEAVAQMLKKDGYSVDIAEDGEYGLDCLLSDIYDIAVLDIMLPKKDGLTLLKEARAKRIDTPILMLTAKGELMDRVEGLNSGADDYLCKPFQYEELLARLRALDRRKESYHKDGLLSVGDFTLNPYTCLLTKEEHTVKLTNKEAGILELLIANYPQLSSKDGIIQKIWGFDSEAEDKHVEIQISLLRKKLRDVQSSTQINVVRHLGYILNYPTR
- a CDS encoding RNA polymerase sigma factor yields the protein MEKELQVRLVKRAKKGDAQAFIELCTAYRVVLYNSAYKILLNDADVADCLQETEIRAWKKIRTLKNEAAFNSWIFMIMTNIARDILGKRVEVIAFEEKHGGIDEGSHEESDLTQELNKLSERYRIPLVLYYYSGFSIKEIAGQLSLSANTVKTRLARGKQQLKRILEVEQNG
- a CDS encoding dimethylarginine dimethylaminohydrolase family protein, yielding MKKINVVSEFAPLRSVVLAQSQFCFPSEKGDEAFDDSFLTEENAKLARNSAGKDLALVDPEKQQRWEIEKQTMQALLESYGVEVLRPRLLTDYEKESGVQSGVGYSNFFSRDPFFTVGNLLIEGNLKFMHRRHEILPIRPILNEWMAEADGYYLAIPQPDTSMSENSEAGPFIEGGDVLVLGKTVFVGYSGLASNLQGILWLQHLLQHFGYEVIPVRLHPHILHLDCALSLLREGLMIVCGEAFLDGVPKELQTWEKIPVSLKEASLLMTNGLPINDHVYITDSAFIALIEQIQARGIVVHGIDYQVSRIFGGSFRCTTQALVRE